One Mycolicibacterium crocinum DNA window includes the following coding sequences:
- a CDS encoding NAD(P)-binding protein translates to MSAERTVHADYLVVGAGAVGLAFADTIATESDATVVIVDRAEAPGGHWTTAYPFVRLHQPAAYYGVNSRGLGTGVIEDSGDNAGLYELAGLDEIRSYYDTVMLDLTASRRVRHFPSSEYHGDRTFTTAAGECITVDVGRRVVDTTHSNVIVPSMRPPNFVIEPGVDCVPPNALPQSAPGHDRFVVIGGGKTGMDSCLWLLRNGIDPERISWIVPRESWLLDRADVQPGPEFADRVKVAFGARLDAIAAADSIGDLFARLEEAGSLLRLHPDVEPTMYRCATVTQAEAAALRRITDVVRMGHVREISASGASLAHGELAAAPSTLWIDCAAEGLGLGPTRTIFSGSTLTPQCVRACQQVFSAAFIAHVELSYDDDATKNALCEPIHLPGTPIDWLTMSVIEYRNQITWFADPDLMEWLHTSRLNAIRAMMAPVMERPRVRQRVFDAIAGQLRAANDKLADLLASDGQAQAAAGASP, encoded by the coding sequence TTGAGCGCTGAGCGGACGGTGCACGCGGACTACCTCGTCGTGGGTGCCGGCGCAGTCGGGCTGGCCTTCGCCGACACGATCGCCACCGAGAGCGACGCCACCGTCGTCATCGTCGACCGCGCCGAAGCCCCTGGCGGACACTGGACAACCGCCTACCCCTTCGTGCGGTTGCACCAGCCGGCCGCCTACTACGGGGTGAACTCGCGCGGTCTCGGCACGGGCGTCATCGAGGACAGCGGCGACAACGCCGGGCTGTACGAGCTCGCCGGCCTCGACGAAATCCGTTCGTACTACGACACTGTGATGCTGGACCTGACGGCCAGCCGGCGGGTTCGGCACTTCCCGTCGAGCGAATACCACGGGGACCGGACGTTCACCACCGCCGCCGGCGAATGCATCACCGTCGACGTCGGCCGTCGTGTCGTCGACACCACCCATTCCAACGTCATCGTGCCATCCATGCGGCCTCCGAACTTCGTCATCGAGCCGGGAGTGGACTGCGTACCGCCGAATGCGCTGCCGCAGAGTGCTCCCGGCCATGACCGTTTCGTGGTGATCGGCGGCGGCAAGACCGGAATGGACAGCTGTCTGTGGCTGCTGCGCAACGGGATTGACCCCGAGCGGATCTCCTGGATCGTTCCCCGCGAATCCTGGTTGCTCGATCGCGCGGATGTCCAGCCCGGGCCGGAATTCGCCGACCGGGTCAAGGTGGCCTTCGGTGCCCGCCTGGATGCCATCGCCGCAGCCGATTCGATCGGCGATTTGTTCGCACGCCTCGAGGAGGCCGGATCGCTGTTGCGGCTGCATCCCGATGTCGAGCCGACGATGTACCGGTGTGCGACCGTCACGCAGGCGGAGGCCGCCGCGCTTCGCCGCATCACCGATGTCGTGCGGATGGGCCACGTGCGCGAGATCAGCGCCTCGGGTGCATCCCTGGCTCATGGTGAGCTCGCCGCTGCGCCGTCTACGCTCTGGATCGACTGCGCCGCGGAAGGTTTGGGACTTGGGCCGACTCGTACGATCTTCTCCGGTTCGACCTTGACTCCGCAGTGCGTGCGGGCCTGCCAGCAGGTCTTCAGTGCCGCTTTCATTGCCCACGTGGAGCTCAGCTACGACGATGACGCCACGAAGAACGCCTTGTGTGAACCGATCCACCTGCCCGGCACGCCGATCGATTGGCTGACCATGAGCGTGATCGAGTACCGCAACCAGATCACCTGGTTCGCCGACCCGGACCTCATGGAGTGGCTGCACACCTCACGGCTCAACGCTATCCGCGCCATGATGGCGCCGGTGATGGAACGCCCGCGCGTGCGGCAGCGTGTCTTCGATGCGATCGCCGGTCAACTGCGAGCGGCCAACGACAAGCTGGCGGATCTGCTCGCTTCCGACGGTCAGGCTCAGGCGGCCGCGGGCGCCTCGCCGTAG
- a CDS encoding ABC transporter ATP-binding protein produces the protein MTASPSATAPAVHVRGLSKAYGRVQAVRDLDLDVARGEIFAILGPNGAGKSTTIEILEGHRKRDSGRVSVLGEDPADAGRSWRARIGIVLQETSDFGVLTVSETVGMFAKCYGERRSRVPDELLELVGLASSSGTRVRNLSGGQRRRLDVALGIIAQPELLFLDEPTTGFDPEARRQFWDLIRLLASDGTTILLTTHYLEEAAALADRVAVVAAGRVAAVDSPARLTAHVNTAATVQWLEDGRWRVEHTDHPTEFIRQRSADGTELAQLTVTRPTLEDAYLQLIGVA, from the coding sequence GTGACCGCATCACCCTCGGCAACCGCGCCCGCCGTCCACGTACGCGGCTTGTCGAAGGCTTACGGACGAGTGCAGGCCGTCCGCGACCTCGATCTCGACGTCGCGCGCGGCGAGATCTTCGCGATCCTCGGGCCCAACGGAGCAGGCAAGTCGACCACCATTGAAATCCTCGAAGGCCATCGGAAACGCGACTCCGGACGGGTCAGCGTTCTGGGTGAAGATCCCGCGGATGCCGGCCGCAGCTGGCGCGCGAGGATCGGCATCGTGCTGCAGGAGACCAGCGACTTCGGCGTGCTCACAGTGTCGGAGACCGTGGGCATGTTCGCGAAGTGCTACGGCGAGCGGCGGTCTCGGGTACCCGATGAGCTCCTCGAGCTCGTCGGGCTGGCGTCGAGTTCGGGGACGCGGGTCAGGAACCTGTCCGGCGGGCAACGACGCAGGCTCGACGTTGCGCTGGGCATCATCGCCCAGCCGGAACTTCTCTTCCTCGACGAGCCGACCACAGGATTCGACCCCGAAGCTCGGCGCCAGTTCTGGGATCTCATCAGGCTCCTGGCCAGTGACGGCACCACCATCCTGCTGACGACCCACTACCTGGAGGAGGCCGCAGCGCTGGCGGACCGGGTCGCGGTCGTGGCCGCCGGCCGCGTCGCGGCGGTGGATTCTCCGGCACGGCTGACCGCACACGTGAACACAGCAGCGACCGTGCAGTGGCTGGAGGATGGCCGGTGGCGAGTGGAGCACACCGACCACCCCACCGAGTTCATCCGGCAGCGTTCCGCTGATGGCACCGAATTGGCGCAGCTGACCGTCACCAGGCCGACGCTCGAGGACGCGTACCTGCAATTGATCGGCGTGGCCTGA
- a CDS encoding acyl-[acyl-carrier-protein] thioesterase: MKSTASVDVTAPLRELPEDGYVYSTAWKMLTSDIDRQQQLRLDAVARYIQEVGAEQLIDAGFEHVHPHWIVQRTVIDVLTPMTWPSAITFRRWCSAISLRWCTMRVRLDSPDGGRIETEGFWINMNKETLTPSLMDEGFFNKLATTTDEHRLKWRAWLPGPVPPDAEALPFALRDTDIDIFDHVTNTAYWHGIHEVTARHPHVASAPYRAMVEYRRPIALRDEVTIRHRADGDLVRCWFCVGDEVHAAGLVTRLER, from the coding sequence ATGAAGTCCACCGCTTCCGTGGACGTGACGGCACCACTTCGCGAACTCCCCGAGGACGGGTACGTCTACTCCACGGCGTGGAAGATGCTGACGAGCGACATCGACCGTCAGCAACAGTTGCGGCTGGACGCGGTCGCGCGCTACATCCAGGAGGTCGGCGCCGAGCAGTTGATCGATGCCGGATTCGAACACGTGCATCCGCACTGGATCGTGCAGCGCACCGTCATCGACGTCCTGACGCCGATGACATGGCCTTCTGCGATCACCTTTCGACGATGGTGTTCGGCGATCTCACTGCGCTGGTGCACGATGCGCGTCCGCTTGGACAGCCCGGACGGCGGCCGCATCGAGACAGAGGGCTTCTGGATCAACATGAACAAGGAGACTCTGACCCCGTCGCTGATGGACGAGGGCTTCTTCAACAAGCTCGCCACCACCACCGACGAGCATCGCCTCAAGTGGCGCGCCTGGTTACCCGGCCCGGTTCCGCCGGATGCCGAAGCGCTGCCTTTCGCCTTGCGCGACACCGATATTGACATCTTCGACCATGTGACCAACACGGCGTATTGGCACGGCATCCACGAGGTCACCGCGCGCCACCCACACGTCGCCTCCGCACCGTACCGGGCGATGGTGGAGTATCGGCGTCCTATTGCACTGCGCGACGAGGTCACGATCCGTCACCGCGCCGACGGCGACCTCGTCCGTTGCTGGTTCTGTGTGGGTGACGAGGTCCATGCGGCGGGATTGGTGACCCGACTTGAGCGCTGA
- a CDS encoding type I polyketide synthase → MLTETGGRPPLAIVGIGCRLPGEADSAAALWDLLCSETDATRVVPETRWNADRYHDPNPAKVGKIVTRRGGFLSSIDQFDPQFFGMSPREAHSLDPQQRLLLHVAWEALEDGGLPADHLAGADVGVFIGGFTLDYQLLQNQGRTSRYRFKSHSATGMMMTMLANRISHAFDFRGPSVTVDTACSGSLVAVHLAAQSIWNGECELALAGGVNIMIGPNTAIAESKSGFLSPQGRSKAFSDSADGYARGEGGAIVIIKPLQQALDDGDDIYAQILGTAVSQDGHTDGITVPRQEAQEAAIRTALQRAGLQPKDIGYVEAHGTGTPVGDPIEMRALAGALTADRPATEPLIIGSIKTNIGHLEAGAGVAGLIKAALVAKHGFIPANLHLGEPTRHVSLEELKIDVPATGRPFPAAERRVVGVNSFGFGGTNAHVVLAEPPVMVGAEVEAPKLPAVLPISARSEEALVATADRLAEHLDAHPGLTLPNLQHTLARRRSHLNHRSVVIAENIDDARQQLRALADGGPVAGGRIVGSAPQTAFVCTGMGPQWWKMCRGLLDVLPSFTDSILRTDRELSQYTGWSLVDELRRDETSTRMGETEVAQPANFAVQIALAEQLAAYGIRPDAVIGHSAGEIAAHHIAGLLTFEQAMEVVYHRSRLQQRTTGQGRMLAVGVDADSLMQALDPEVRTEFGARLSIAAINSPSAVAVAGDAEVLADVARQLDEHSIFNRYLNGKVPYHTHFMDAIKADLLGSLDGLSSKDATIPLYSTVTGERLDGYQAGAAYWWQNTRATVLFEPAIRRMLEDGYTHFVELGPHPALASSILETAGQQKISVSAVQRRDSDDVRTLLNCVGTLHCNGRDVAWDALGCADGGRVVKLPSYPWQTKRFWNETREATEALFYHPVHPLLGQPVSGLHPTWEAELSTVFNPFLADHRVQGSVVIPGAVYLEMGMAAANAVYGADFSVDNVVLHRAVILDQTCDPILRTTLNEADGTLEFSAFTATADGESKWVITATAELNVLPPAPQPQAAVDSSEPVVSISGEEFYLRTESIGFDYGDAFRTVRGVTAGEDWATADIAVPDSIGDELSRFRFHPALIDGAFQALFGAPFLGQEENEDPFLPTRIRRCAVYGAPEPAMTVHVHVVSVTREQVDCDLTITGSAGQPLAVIEGFAVQSLSASARMSPDRIDKGLSNIEWRPIGDGVHGDTAAGEPQSWLILIDDTGVGASLADGLRSRGHRVVTVRHDANDTDFTALLAHDDGVDGIVDCWPLDISETITVHDQHRLGVLAALRLVKAVAAQDTTRKPRLYLVTGNAQPAPGTELRGVEQAALWGLGRVIGHQEMPEHWGGLIDIDTADDHAHTAARICEHILDGAAEDQIAIRGRATFVPRLRPCDQLTRPFPTKLTRDATYVVTGGSGALGRVVATYLAERGARHITLLSRGAVPSETIDEIERLGVQIATASVDVADRDQVAAWLRDHTRSGGRPVRGIVHAAGSVNDQLLVNTSEADFAAVMAPKVTGTRVLHDAFRDHDLEFFVMFGSAGSTIASPGQGNYAAANAFLDAFAHYRRAQGLPALTIGWGPWSVGMVEELNLEKLYAKRGIELITPAVGALILDRLINQQPPNVVAISADWGRARQAGLGGRLPMMFAELGTSETATADGDADGSVLMLLAATPEADRRAVIADHLRQIVATVFDCAIDDFEPDDQLDDIGLDSMMAMEFRVRINMTFSIDLPVLEILRGVSVNSLADRVLTELHFIHGEAAPAPPEGAPVAEPADVDDELDRLMAELSDAELQELLAQLEEQTQPDAGEALP, encoded by the coding sequence ATGCTTACCGAAACCGGCGGCCGCCCGCCGCTCGCCATCGTCGGCATCGGCTGCCGGCTTCCCGGGGAGGCTGATTCGGCCGCCGCCCTGTGGGACCTGCTCTGCAGCGAGACCGACGCCACCCGCGTGGTTCCCGAAACACGATGGAACGCCGATCGGTATCACGATCCCAATCCCGCCAAGGTGGGCAAGATCGTCACCCGCCGCGGCGGATTCCTCAGCAGTATCGACCAATTCGACCCGCAGTTCTTCGGGATGTCACCGCGGGAGGCGCACTCGCTCGATCCGCAGCAGCGGCTCCTGCTCCACGTCGCCTGGGAGGCGCTGGAGGACGGGGGGCTGCCCGCCGACCACCTTGCGGGCGCCGACGTGGGCGTGTTCATCGGTGGTTTCACGCTCGACTATCAGCTGCTGCAAAACCAGGGCCGCACCAGCCGCTACCGGTTCAAGTCGCATTCGGCCACCGGCATGATGATGACGATGCTGGCCAACCGGATCTCACACGCTTTCGACTTCCGCGGGCCCAGCGTGACCGTCGACACCGCGTGCTCCGGATCGCTGGTCGCCGTACACCTTGCCGCGCAAAGCATTTGGAATGGTGAGTGCGAACTTGCGCTCGCCGGCGGCGTGAATATCATGATCGGTCCCAACACGGCCATCGCGGAGTCCAAGAGCGGATTCCTCAGCCCCCAGGGCCGGTCCAAGGCGTTCAGCGACTCCGCGGACGGGTACGCCCGCGGCGAAGGCGGCGCCATCGTCATCATCAAACCCCTCCAGCAGGCACTCGACGACGGCGACGACATCTACGCCCAGATCCTCGGAACGGCGGTCTCACAGGACGGCCACACCGACGGCATCACCGTGCCGCGCCAGGAAGCCCAGGAAGCCGCCATCAGGACCGCGCTGCAGCGAGCCGGCCTGCAGCCCAAAGACATCGGTTATGTCGAAGCGCACGGCACCGGAACCCCGGTCGGTGACCCGATCGAGATGCGCGCCCTGGCCGGCGCCCTGACCGCCGACCGGCCGGCCACCGAGCCCCTCATCATCGGGTCGATCAAGACCAACATCGGCCACCTGGAAGCCGGCGCCGGAGTGGCGGGTCTGATCAAGGCAGCGCTGGTGGCCAAGCACGGCTTCATCCCGGCCAATCTGCATCTGGGAGAGCCGACCCGGCACGTCTCCCTGGAGGAGCTCAAGATCGACGTCCCCGCCACCGGACGGCCATTCCCCGCCGCCGAGCGACGTGTGGTCGGCGTGAACTCGTTCGGCTTTGGAGGCACCAACGCGCATGTGGTGCTTGCCGAACCGCCCGTCATGGTCGGCGCCGAGGTCGAGGCGCCGAAATTACCTGCTGTGCTGCCGATCTCGGCACGCAGTGAGGAGGCTCTGGTCGCGACGGCCGACCGGCTCGCCGAGCATCTCGACGCTCATCCGGGCCTGACGTTGCCGAATCTGCAGCACACGCTGGCTCGGCGCCGATCGCATCTCAATCACCGCAGCGTCGTCATCGCCGAGAACATTGACGATGCGCGACAGCAACTGCGAGCCCTCGCCGACGGCGGGCCGGTGGCGGGCGGACGCATTGTCGGATCGGCACCCCAGACCGCGTTCGTCTGCACCGGGATGGGCCCGCAGTGGTGGAAGATGTGCCGAGGACTGCTCGACGTCCTTCCCTCGTTCACCGACAGCATCCTGCGCACCGACCGCGAACTGTCCCAGTACACGGGGTGGTCCCTCGTCGACGAACTGCGGCGGGACGAAACCAGCACACGCATGGGGGAGACCGAGGTCGCGCAGCCGGCGAACTTTGCCGTCCAGATCGCGCTGGCCGAGCAGCTGGCCGCGTACGGGATCCGCCCGGACGCGGTAATCGGCCACAGCGCAGGCGAAATCGCGGCCCATCACATCGCCGGCCTGCTCACCTTCGAGCAGGCAATGGAGGTCGTCTACCACCGAAGCCGACTGCAGCAGCGCACCACCGGGCAGGGGCGGATGCTCGCCGTGGGCGTCGACGCCGACTCGCTGATGCAGGCCCTCGATCCCGAGGTACGGACAGAATTCGGCGCGCGGCTCTCCATCGCCGCCATCAACAGCCCGTCGGCGGTCGCCGTCGCCGGTGATGCCGAAGTCCTCGCCGACGTGGCCCGGCAGTTGGATGAGCACAGCATCTTCAATCGGTACCTCAACGGAAAGGTGCCGTACCACACGCATTTCATGGATGCGATCAAGGCCGACCTGCTCGGATCGCTCGACGGACTGTCGTCCAAGGACGCCACGATCCCGCTGTACTCGACGGTCACCGGTGAGCGATTGGACGGGTACCAGGCCGGGGCTGCCTACTGGTGGCAGAACACCCGGGCCACCGTGCTGTTCGAACCGGCGATCCGGCGGATGCTGGAGGACGGCTACACCCACTTCGTCGAACTCGGCCCGCACCCGGCGCTGGCGTCCTCGATCCTCGAAACGGCGGGCCAGCAGAAGATATCGGTGTCGGCAGTCCAACGACGCGACTCCGACGATGTCCGAACCTTGCTCAATTGTGTTGGGACGCTGCACTGCAACGGCCGTGATGTCGCGTGGGACGCACTCGGGTGCGCGGACGGGGGGCGCGTCGTGAAGCTGCCGTCGTATCCGTGGCAGACGAAGCGGTTCTGGAATGAGACGCGCGAGGCCACCGAGGCCCTGTTCTACCACCCGGTGCATCCCCTCCTCGGTCAGCCCGTCAGCGGGCTTCATCCGACCTGGGAGGCGGAACTGAGCACCGTCTTCAACCCGTTCCTCGCCGACCACCGCGTGCAGGGAAGTGTGGTGATCCCCGGGGCGGTGTACCTGGAGATGGGTATGGCAGCCGCCAACGCCGTCTACGGAGCGGACTTCAGCGTGGACAACGTGGTGCTGCACCGCGCCGTCATCCTCGACCAAACCTGCGACCCCATACTGCGAACCACCCTGAACGAAGCGGACGGCACACTGGAATTCTCCGCGTTCACCGCGACGGCCGACGGAGAATCCAAGTGGGTCATCACCGCAACGGCGGAACTCAACGTCTTGCCACCCGCGCCCCAGCCGCAGGCCGCCGTGGACAGTTCCGAGCCGGTCGTGTCGATCAGCGGTGAGGAGTTCTACCTCCGTACCGAGTCCATCGGGTTCGACTATGGCGACGCGTTCCGAACCGTGCGTGGGGTGACGGCCGGCGAGGACTGGGCCACCGCCGATATCGCGGTTCCCGACTCCATCGGCGATGAGCTTTCGCGGTTCCGGTTCCATCCCGCCCTCATCGACGGTGCATTCCAGGCGCTGTTCGGCGCGCCGTTCCTCGGCCAGGAAGAGAACGAGGACCCGTTCCTGCCCACCCGGATTCGGCGCTGTGCGGTCTACGGTGCACCCGAGCCGGCCATGACCGTCCACGTGCACGTCGTGTCGGTAACGAGGGAGCAGGTCGACTGCGACCTCACGATCACCGGGTCGGCCGGCCAGCCCCTCGCCGTCATCGAGGGCTTCGCTGTCCAATCGCTGAGCGCGTCGGCGCGAATGTCACCCGACCGAATCGACAAGGGGCTCAGCAACATTGAATGGCGTCCCATCGGCGACGGTGTGCATGGGGACACCGCAGCGGGCGAACCCCAGTCGTGGCTGATCCTCATCGACGACACCGGTGTCGGCGCATCACTCGCCGACGGGCTGCGCAGCCGCGGCCACCGGGTAGTCACGGTCCGCCACGACGCCAACGACACCGACTTCACCGCGCTGCTCGCCCATGACGACGGCGTCGACGGGATCGTGGACTGCTGGCCGTTGGACATCAGCGAGACAATCACCGTCCACGACCAACACCGGCTCGGCGTCCTCGCCGCGCTGCGACTGGTCAAAGCCGTTGCCGCGCAGGACACCACCAGGAAGCCGCGGCTCTATCTGGTCACCGGGAATGCGCAACCCGCACCAGGAACCGAGCTGCGCGGGGTCGAGCAGGCGGCGCTGTGGGGTCTCGGTCGCGTGATCGGTCACCAAGAGATGCCCGAGCACTGGGGCGGGCTGATCGACATCGACACCGCTGACGATCACGCCCACACCGCCGCGCGCATCTGTGAACACATTCTCGACGGAGCGGCCGAAGACCAGATCGCCATCCGCGGCCGCGCGACATTCGTTCCTCGTCTGCGGCCGTGCGACCAGCTGACGCGGCCGTTCCCCACCAAGCTCACCCGGGATGCCACGTACGTCGTCACCGGTGGGTCCGGAGCCCTCGGGCGCGTGGTCGCCACCTACCTCGCCGAGCGCGGAGCCCGGCACATCACCTTGCTGAGCCGCGGGGCCGTCCCCTCGGAGACGATCGATGAGATCGAACGGCTGGGCGTCCAGATCGCCACTGCCAGTGTCGATGTCGCCGACCGAGACCAGGTGGCCGCATGGTTGCGGGACCACACCCGCAGTGGCGGCAGGCCCGTGCGAGGAATCGTGCACGCCGCCGGATCGGTCAATGACCAACTGCTGGTCAACACCAGCGAAGCCGACTTCGCCGCGGTGATGGCGCCCAAGGTCACCGGGACCCGGGTGCTGCACGACGCGTTCAGAGACCACGACCTGGAATTCTTCGTGATGTTCGGCTCGGCCGGATCGACGATCGCCTCGCCAGGACAGGGCAACTACGCGGCGGCCAACGCCTTCCTCGATGCGTTCGCCCACTACCGCCGGGCGCAGGGCCTGCCCGCACTCACCATCGGCTGGGGGCCCTGGTCGGTCGGCATGGTGGAAGAGCTCAACTTGGAAAAGCTCTATGCCAAGCGAGGAATCGAACTGATCACGCCCGCGGTGGGTGCACTGATCCTCGATCGGCTCATCAACCAACAGCCGCCGAATGTCGTCGCCATCAGCGCCGACTGGGGCCGGGCGCGTCAGGCCGGCCTGGGTGGCCGCCTGCCGATGATGTTCGCCGAACTCGGCACATCCGAGACGGCTACTGCAGACGGTGACGCCGACGGCTCGGTACTGATGTTGCTCGCGGCAACCCCCGAGGCCGACCGGCGCGCCGTGATCGCGGATCATCTGCGTCAGATCGTCGCAACGGTATTCGATTGTGCTATCGATGATTTCGAGCCGGACGACCAACTCGACGATATCGGCCTGGACTCCATGATGGCGATGGAATTCCGGGTGCGGATCAACATGACCTTCTCGATCGACCTGCCCGTCCTCGAGATACTCCGCGGCGTCAGCGTGAACTCGCTGGCCGATCGGGTGCTCACCGAGCTGCACTTCATTCACGGTGAGGCGGCCCCGGCGCCGCCGGAAGGAGCACCGGTCGCCGAACCCGCAGACGTCGACGACGAGCTGGACCGACTGATGGCCGAACTTTCGGATGCCGAATTGCAGGAACTCCTGGCGCAATTGGAAGAACAGACGCAACCGGATGCGGGCGAGGCTCTACCGTGA
- a CDS encoding cation:proton antiporter produces the protein MPSLLSIAYHFFLQIAVILLTYRLLWPLFRRLAQVQVVAIMVAGFLLGPSVLGWIWPAAQQWLFPSKLAIGTTTIVHPNLTVIYVVGQLGLVLYMFLVGSSFQLNILGAHLRQAGATAATGIGVPLALGGVLGWSMVSLGGYFTDKVVHWQGGLFVAAAVAITAFPMLAWIVYDSGLLKTRLGTMALSCAAIDDACSWILLATVVATAKGQVSGAVLAIGGGVAYLVFMIYVGRPLLRRLETWTPARADTERTGGLPIAHTSIVLLVILTASWFTDLVGIYSVFGAFVAGAVMPRGALLDAIRERFEPLVAYLLLPAFFIYSGLNTQLTLIFDRSTLLMAGIVLVVSFAAKFAAVGLAARWQGMSWYEAGSMGALANARGLMELILLNIGLEAGLISGKLYTILAVMTIITTFVATPMQRAFERRLARTGSKFGPTGEEPYGEAPAAA, from the coding sequence GTGCCGTCGCTGTTGTCGATCGCGTACCACTTCTTCCTGCAGATCGCGGTCATCCTGCTGACGTATCGCCTGCTGTGGCCGTTGTTCCGCAGGCTCGCCCAGGTACAGGTTGTCGCGATCATGGTGGCTGGGTTCCTGCTCGGCCCTTCGGTTTTGGGCTGGATCTGGCCGGCCGCCCAGCAGTGGCTCTTCCCCTCCAAGCTGGCCATCGGCACGACGACGATCGTGCACCCCAACCTCACGGTCATCTATGTCGTCGGCCAACTCGGTCTGGTGCTCTACATGTTCCTGGTGGGGTCGTCCTTCCAATTGAACATCTTGGGTGCCCACCTCCGGCAAGCCGGCGCCACTGCGGCTACCGGTATCGGTGTACCGCTGGCCCTCGGTGGTGTCCTCGGCTGGTCGATGGTGAGCCTCGGCGGCTACTTCACCGACAAGGTCGTGCATTGGCAGGGGGGCCTCTTCGTGGCGGCCGCGGTGGCGATCACCGCCTTTCCGATGCTGGCGTGGATCGTGTACGACTCGGGACTGCTCAAAACCCGCCTGGGCACAATGGCTCTGTCCTGCGCCGCCATTGACGACGCGTGCTCGTGGATACTTCTGGCGACGGTGGTCGCGACGGCGAAGGGGCAGGTGTCCGGGGCGGTTCTGGCTATCGGCGGCGGCGTGGCCTACCTGGTGTTCATGATCTATGTCGGCCGGCCACTGCTGCGCCGCTTGGAGACGTGGACCCCAGCGCGCGCGGACACCGAGCGGACCGGCGGCCTGCCCATTGCCCACACGAGCATCGTCCTGCTCGTCATCCTCACGGCGAGCTGGTTCACCGATCTGGTCGGAATCTACTCCGTTTTCGGCGCATTCGTCGCCGGTGCGGTCATGCCCCGCGGTGCATTACTCGACGCGATTCGCGAGCGGTTCGAACCGCTGGTGGCCTACCTGCTGCTACCGGCGTTCTTCATCTACTCCGGCCTCAACACCCAGCTGACGTTGATCTTCGATCGGTCGACTCTGCTCATGGCCGGAATCGTTCTCGTCGTCTCGTTCGCCGCGAAGTTCGCTGCGGTCGGATTGGCCGCGCGATGGCAGGGCATGAGCTGGTACGAGGCAGGCTCGATGGGGGCGCTCGCCAATGCCCGCGGCCTGATGGAACTCATCCTGCTGAACATCGGCTTGGAAGCGGGGCTCATCTCCGGCAAGCTCTATACCATCCTGGCGGTGATGACGATCATCACCACGTTCGTCGCCACACCGATGCAGCGAGCGTTCGAACGCCGATTGGCAAGGACGGGATCGAAATTCGGGCCGACGGGGGAGGAACCCTACGGCGAGGCGCCCGCGGCCGCCTGA
- a CDS encoding ABC transporter permease — translation MAIESTAHNTARPARRAGRRQDELPSAVRIGLSRVVPELKMFYRRPEQVVLTFSMPAIICLLLGSIFSAKLPGTQTSTGAVIAASMLAYGILSTSFINLGIGIAADRETGALRRLRGTPATASSYFIGKIMLVAIASVAEAVVLLVLGVLAFQLRLPTDPYAWFTLVWVFVLGIVSCSLLGIFVSNFASNAVSAAVMTNGPAVGLQFVSGTYVPLMALPTWMLIVGSIFPVKWMAQGFRSVLLPAQMVVFEPAGSWEHGRIFLVLAAWSIGGLMACLYVFRWSDRG, via the coding sequence ATGGCGATCGAGTCGACCGCCCACAACACTGCCCGGCCGGCACGTCGCGCCGGCCGCAGACAGGACGAACTTCCGTCCGCCGTGCGCATCGGTCTGTCGAGAGTCGTTCCCGAGCTGAAGATGTTCTACCGGCGGCCCGAGCAGGTCGTGCTCACCTTCTCGATGCCCGCGATCATCTGTCTGCTGCTGGGATCGATCTTCTCCGCGAAACTGCCTGGCACGCAGACCAGTACGGGTGCGGTGATCGCGGCCAGCATGCTGGCCTACGGGATCCTATCCACGTCCTTCATCAATCTCGGTATCGGTATCGCAGCCGACCGGGAAACCGGTGCGCTGCGGCGCTTGCGCGGTACCCCGGCAACCGCATCGTCGTACTTCATCGGCAAGATCATGTTGGTCGCCATCGCCAGCGTCGCCGAGGCGGTTGTGCTCTTGGTGTTGGGGGTGCTGGCTTTTCAGCTGCGGTTACCGACTGACCCGTACGCCTGGTTCACCCTGGTCTGGGTGTTCGTCCTGGGGATCGTCAGCTGTTCGCTGCTGGGTATCTTCGTGAGCAACTTCGCCAGCAATGCCGTCTCCGCCGCGGTCATGACCAATGGCCCGGCCGTCGGGCTGCAGTTTGTGTCGGGCACGTACGTGCCGCTCATGGCGCTTCCGACGTGGATGTTGATCGTCGGCTCGATCTTCCCGGTCAAATGGATGGCGCAGGGGTTTCGCTCGGTGCTGTTGCCCGCGCAGATGGTGGTCTTCGAACCGGCAGGCAGCTGGGAGCACGGGCGCATCTTCCTGGTGCTGGCCGCCTGGAGCATCGGCGGTCTGATGGCCTGCCTGTACGTGTTCCGCTGGTCGGACAGGGGCTGA